In bacterium, one genomic interval encodes:
- a CDS encoding ABC transporter permease: MHISIRGFATVRSPAALPGFDAARRLSQNAGAGAGGILLVALLAIAALAPVLAPRDPLRISPQYSLIPPGREFWFGTDQFGRDQFSRVVWGARLSLRVGVIAVLISVGAGVPLGAAAGYYGGWLDLAVMRLIDLMLAFPGILLALVIVSILGPGLNNVMLAVGIYGIPSYARVVRGSVLVLRGQPFVEAAHAMGCGAPRLVARHVLPNVVAPIIVLSSLNVAGAILTSAALSFLGLGAQPPTPEWGALLNAGRDWVREAWWLTTFPGLAIMITVLAINMLGDGLRDVLDPQLRE; the protein is encoded by the coding sequence ATGCATATCTCGATCCGCGGGTTCGCTACGGTTAGGTCCCCGGCAGCCCTCCCTGGCTTCGATGCCGCCCGGCGGCTCTCGCAAAATGCCGGTGCCGGCGCGGGTGGAATCCTGCTCGTGGCGTTGCTGGCCATCGCCGCCCTCGCTCCGGTGCTGGCCCCCCGCGATCCGCTGAGAATCAGTCCCCAATACAGCCTGATACCGCCGGGCCGGGAATTCTGGTTTGGCACCGACCAGTTCGGCCGGGACCAGTTCAGCCGGGTGGTGTGGGGTGCGCGTCTCTCGCTGCGGGTGGGCGTCATCGCCGTGCTCATCTCTGTCGGAGCCGGGGTGCCGTTGGGCGCGGCGGCAGGGTATTACGGCGGATGGCTCGACCTGGCCGTCATGCGGCTGATCGATCTGATGCTGGCGTTCCCCGGCATCCTGCTCGCCCTGGTGATCGTGTCCATCCTCGGGCCGGGCTTGAATAATGTGATGCTGGCTGTGGGAATCTACGGCATTCCATCCTACGCCCGGGTGGTCCGAGGATCGGTGCTGGTGCTTCGAGGGCAGCCTTTTGTCGAAGCGGCCCACGCGATGGGATGCGGGGCGCCTCGCCTCGTGGCCCGGCATGTGCTGCCGAATGTGGTGGCGCCGATCATCGTCCTTTCCAGCCTGAATGTGGCCGGGGCCATTCTGACCAGCGCCGCCCTCTCCTTCCTGGGGCTGGGGGCGCAGCCCCCCACGCCCGAGTGGGGAGCCCTGTTGAACGCTGGGCGCGATTGGGTCCGGGAGGCCTGGTGGCTCACCACGTTTCCCGGATTGGCCATTATGATCACGGTGCTGGCGATCAACATGCTTGGAGATGGCCTACGGGACGTGCTTGATCCCCAGCTTAGGGAGTGA
- the proC gene encoding pyrroline-5-carboxylate reductase — translation MAEYMVGMIGAGNMAEALLRGAFDATILTPAQILVTNKSNDERLARLGRAWPVRTTRDKAHLVAESDVLVLAVKPHDMSTVLTEIAPHIGTRHLVVSVAAGISTETIERRLGEVPVIRAMPNTSTAVRASATAIAAGRHATAGHLAMAREFFEAVGWVGVVPESLLDVVTAVSGSGPAYVYALAEALVESGERAGLPRDLAQVLVAQTVLGAGKMLTETGDGPGVLRGRVTSPGGTTMAGLEALEQGGLRAAVDAAVTRAAHRARELREPSVRGRR, via the coding sequence ATGGCCGAATATATGGTTGGCATGATCGGCGCGGGAAACATGGCGGAGGCGTTGTTGCGCGGCGCATTCGATGCAACCATCCTCACGCCGGCTCAAATTCTCGTGACCAACAAATCCAACGACGAGCGGCTCGCGCGGCTCGGCCGCGCGTGGCCCGTCCGCACGACGCGGGACAAGGCGCATCTCGTGGCCGAGAGCGACGTGCTCGTTCTGGCCGTCAAGCCGCACGACATGTCCACTGTGCTCACCGAGATCGCCCCGCACATAGGCACCCGCCACCTGGTCGTGTCGGTGGCGGCGGGGATCTCGACCGAGACGATCGAACGGCGGCTGGGGGAGGTCCCGGTCATCCGGGCCATGCCGAACACGTCCACGGCGGTGCGCGCGTCGGCGACGGCGATCGCCGCGGGCCGGCACGCCACCGCCGGCCATCTGGCGATGGCGCGCGAGTTCTTTGAGGCCGTCGGATGGGTCGGGGTCGTTCCGGAGTCGCTGCTCGACGTCGTGACCGCGGTGTCAGGGAGCGGACCCGCGTACGTGTACGCGCTCGCCGAAGCCCTGGTGGAGAGCGGAGAGCGGGCCGGCCTCCCCCGGGATCTCGCCCAGGTACTCGTCGCGCAGACCGTGCTCGGCGCGGGGAAGATGCTCACCGAGACCGGCGACGGCCCGGGGGTGCTGCGTGGCCGGGTCACCTCGCCGGGTGGCACCACGATGGCGGGTCTCGAAGCCCTCGAGCAGGGCGGGCTGCGCGCTGCGGTAGACGCCGCCGTGACACGGGCCGCGCACCGCGCCCGTGAACTCCGTGAGCCGTCCGTCCGCGGCCGGCGCTAA
- a CDS encoding ABC transporter permease → MARYLRQRLTGSLPVIFGVSVLVFLMLHLVPGDPVMVLLGEHSAADTAALDRLRQTLGLNDPLPVQYGRFVWRALHGDLGRSIRLNLPITELVLQALKPTAILAVAAMAVAVAGGVLLGVIAAVHRGQLMDNVAMFLGLVGVSMPGFWLGSLLIFVFSVQLGWFPATGQGGLNRLVLPTLALALAPLAVLARLVRSSMLEVYRQPYVTTARAKGLTERVVVYHHALRNALVPVVTLAGLEFGRLLAGAFVIETVFSRVGLGRLAITGILNKDFPVVQGVALLVALIYAGINLLVDLSYAYLDPRVRYG, encoded by the coding sequence ATGGCGAGGTACCTGCGGCAGCGGCTCACTGGCTCGCTGCCAGTGATCTTCGGTGTGTCGGTGCTGGTCTTCCTCATGCTCCATCTCGTCCCCGGAGATCCGGTCATGGTACTCCTGGGCGAGCATTCCGCCGCGGACACGGCGGCCCTGGACAGGCTGCGTCAGACGTTGGGGCTCAATGACCCCTTGCCTGTCCAGTACGGCCGATTCGTCTGGCGGGCGCTTCACGGCGATCTGGGCCGGTCGATCCGCCTCAACCTCCCCATCACCGAGTTGGTCCTCCAAGCGTTGAAGCCGACGGCGATCTTGGCGGTCGCGGCCATGGCGGTTGCGGTGGCCGGGGGGGTGTTGTTGGGCGTGATCGCCGCCGTCCACCGTGGGCAGCTCATGGACAACGTGGCGATGTTCCTCGGCCTCGTCGGAGTCTCCATGCCAGGCTTCTGGCTGGGGTCTCTGCTCATTTTCGTCTTCTCAGTCCAACTCGGCTGGTTTCCGGCAACGGGGCAGGGCGGGCTCAATCGCCTGGTGTTACCCACCCTGGCGCTGGCCCTCGCCCCTCTGGCCGTCCTGGCACGGTTGGTGCGCTCGAGCATGCTGGAGGTGTACCGGCAGCCCTACGTCACCACCGCGCGGGCCAAAGGGTTGACCGAGAGGGTCGTCGTGTATCATCACGCGCTCAGAAATGCGCTCGTGCCGGTCGTGACGCTGGCGGGACTCGAATTCGGACGCCTGCTGGCCGGGGCGTTCGTCATCGAGACGGTGTTTTCGCGGGTCGGCCTGGGCCGCCTGGCGATCACCGGCATCCTGAACAAGGATTTTCCCGTGGTCCAAGGCGTGGCGCTGCTGGTGGCCCTCATCTACGCCGGGATCAACTTGCTCGTCGACCTCTCCTATGCATATCTCGATCCGCGGGTTCGCTACGGTTAG